The Cellulophaga sp. RHA19 genome includes the window AAAAATTTGACTTATACTCTCCTAATACTAATGTAACCATATCAGGATTAGCTATCTTACCTTCAAATTTAAATTTACCGTCTACAACAGCTACACTGTCTATGACATTGATTTTATTTTGATTAAAAATTTGGTAATCTGTAATTTTAGCATAAGAATTATCTAACCCATTTACCGTTCCTGTAATAACATAACCATCTTCTTTTAGTTGATTCTTTTCTTTGTTTTTACAAGAGGTAAAAGCAAGAGCTACAATAGCAATTGTTATATATATTGTTTTTATGATTTTCATTTTTTTGATCATTTAATTTTTATACGATAATGATTTTATCTATTATCTATTTTTTTGACTGAAACAGAAGGTTTGTTTTACAAGAACTCCCTTAAAACAGATGCCAACTTTAATAATAAATTATTTTAATACAGAAGAGAAAGCAACAATGTGCCTATTAAAAGAATTACTAAGAATTATATAACTCTTAGTAATTCTAATTTTATAATTTATTAATATTCATTTTGTTTAATAACACCTCCTGAAGTAATAATTTCTTGATTTGGTATTGGGTGTGCATATCTTCTTGACCCTTTAGGTAAAGTATAAGTTTGTAAGGATGAATTATGATCTATAGTTACTTGGGAATAAGGATAAAAATTTCTAGTAATATTATCTACATCATCAGATGGGTCTTCATTAGAATTATAACGTTTTAAATCGTACCATCTTAAAACAAAAGGTAGTTCTCTTCTACGTTCTTCCAATACTTTAACTAATGCATCTGACTGTGATGTAGCTGACAAGTTAATAACATCTGCTGGTGCGTTTACATCTATTCTGTTAGCACGTAAAACGTTTGCTGTTTGCAACCCATCTGCCCAAGAGCCTTGTCTTATTTGGCATTCTGCTTTAATTAAAAGCATCTCTGCCGCTGTAGGCCCTGATATTAAATGACTAAAAACTGTTTGATAACCAGACTGGCTATACAATGGTAAACCTATACCATCACTCCCTCTCAAATAAGATAAATTTTCAACAACAAAATGTTTGTACCTTAAATCATAACTAGCATTGTACGTACTTAACAAATCTTCTGAAGGCCAAAGTTGACCAATAGGGCTAGACATTTCTCTATTATAATACGCTTCAGTCCAATAAAAGATATCATTAATTACTGATGTATTAACAATATAATCTCCATTGTAAATTTCGGCTGTTTCAGATGTACTAGGATCTCCGTCACTCTCAATATTTACTATAATCGAAGTCTCTACAATATCTGTATTAAAATTAATTAATGTACTTTTTTCACTAAGAGCATCCTGTGCATATTTTTGAGCTTTCTCGTAATCATGCAATGCTAAATAATACCTAGCTGCAAAACCATTAACAGCCACTGTACTTGCTCTCCAGATACGATCTAAACCATTAAATTTTTCTAACTGACGATTAATTTTAAGAGCCTCTTCTAAATCCTCTGTTATAAAATCATAAGTATCTTGTAAACTAGCTCTTTCTAAAGTCTCTTCATAACTAGTGCTTCTCTTAATTGGCAAGCCCATTTCTTGCTCATTCCCCTTTAGAGACAAACAATAAGTATTTGCTAATAAAAAATAGCTATATGCTCTTATAAAGTGAGCTTCTGCTTTTAAATTAGCTTTTTCTTGAACAGTACCTTCTACATCATTTAATGCTAACAAAACTAAATTAGCATTAAATATTTTTTTCCATTCACCATTCCATACACGAGTACCTCTTGCGTCTAATGCTGGAAACTCTGTATTCCAAGTATACTCATGTGCTACCGGTGCCGTAAACTCATTAACATCTGCATTAAAATAATCTATATTAATACCAAAGTCATCTGTAGAATAAATTAACTCAGAAGAATTTTCTTGACTAAACACTCTAAGGTCATTTAATAAGCCTGCAATATCCTCTATTGTAGTAGGTACTACTCCCTGAGATTTTGAGGGAGCCTCGTCTAAATAATCATCACTGCACCCTACATATAGAGTACTTACAAACATTAGTAAGGTTAATAATTTATATGTTTTCATCTTAAGTTAGTTTTAAAAAGTTAAGTTAATACCAAATGTATAGCTAGGTTGTAGCTGTATACTACCTCTTGGATATTCTGGATCTTCACCAAAATCATTAAATAAAATTGTACCCAAGTTATTTCCTTGCAAGTAAAACTGTAAGGAATTAACACCTAGTTTATCAACTACAGTTGAAGGCAGGCTGTAAGTAACATTAACTTCTTGCAATCTAATATGTGAAGCATCCTCAATGTAACTATCTATATACGGTGCATAAGTCCCATACCTAAAATAAAGAAAATTATCTGTTATAATTGGAGGAGTAGCTGAGTTATCCCCTGCATTTAAAGCCTCAGAAACATAACTGTTTATTGGCCTATTGGTTTGTGACTGGTAATCAAATGACGGGCGTCTAAATTTATGTCCAAATTTACCTTGAAGGATAAAAGATAAATTAAAGTCATAAACTTTAAAAGAATGACTAGTACCAACAAATGTAGGACTAACACTAGTACCAGATGGCAACAAAAAGTCTACACCATTTCCTGTAGCACTACCTAAAAAAGAAACTAACTCTCCATTTAGACCATAAAATGATGGTGCGTCAACTCCTGAAACATTATTTACTCCTGCATATTGATAAGACCATAACGTATTAGCATTATAACCCTCCGTGTAAGCAAATGAAGGAGAATTAACAGCAACAGAAGTTAATTCTCTAGAATCATAATTTGTCTTAAAAAAACTCTTTATCTTATTATCGTTATGAGAATAATTAACAGAACCATTCCATACAATATCGTTTCCTTTTATTTTTACAGAAGTTCCTAAATCTATCTCGAACCCTTTATTTTCCATAGCACCATTATTAATCTGTGCTGTGGTATTACCATTAACATTTGGTATAGATTGTAAAACAATTAAATCACTACTCTGTTTATTATAGTAATTAACAGAACCGTTTAATTTATTATTAAAAATAGCAAAATCTACACCTACATTTAATGATTTAGTTTTCTCCCACCTTAATAAAGGGTTACCAACATTAGAAACCGAAGATAAAGCTTCACCTGTTACAGCATCTGGTACTGGGTTAAGACTTAATAAAGGAATAGCAGATGTACTGCTATCTACATTACCACCTACACCATAAGTAGACCTTAAACTTAAACTATTTAACCAATCTACGTTGTTTAAAAAAGATTCATTATGCATATTCCATGATAAACCAACAGACCAAAAAGGATTTGACCTTATAGATGTGTCATCTGCAATTAAGTTTGACGAATCTGTTCTATAACTACCTGTTACTGTATATTTATTATCATAAGTATACCCAATGTTTGAATATACACCAACAAACCTATCTATATTCTCTGTTAAAACAGTTTGATTGGTATAGGAAAACGGAATAAAAGGAGAATTTATTAAATAATTTAAAACCGGTCTACCAAAAGCATAGCCCGCATAACTTTGTCCAAAAGTTATATTATCTGGTACCCCACCTATTGTTTGTAATGTTTTTTCATTAAATCCAAATTTTGTTGGGTCTACAGTAGATTTAGCTACTCTTTCTTCTGCTTGAAAACCCGCTAAAAAAGTGACTGCATGCTTGTCTGCAAATGTGCGATTAAAGTTTAACTGATTTCTAAAAGTATAAGCATTAACCCTCTGATTATTTGTTTGTAATATACTTCCAGATGGTATCACCTGGTTTGGAACTCCAAAACCAGAAGCGTTAGGGATTGAGCTTAAAATTATAGCTTCTCTTACCCTGTAATTGTTTTCGTTATAGAAATTTCTTCCTTTAGTATCAAAAATTTCATATTGTATACTAGATGTTACATTTAAGTTTTTTGTAATATCATATCTTAATGCTGCTTGAACACGCGTATTTAATCTTTTTGTTGTTAAATCTCTATTATTAGCATCTGTAATTGGATTATAAGACAAATCTCCTCCGTAAGGAAATAAGTTTAAATCTGGACGAAACATATTTTGAGCAAAAATATTATTGTACAAATAAGACATATCTACCAAACTACCGTCTTCATTCTTTAACATATCTGATCTAGATAACGCGCTCAACTCAGTTAGACTAGCTCCGTTATTTTTTTCCTCGTTGTATTGTAGCATTGCAGAAAAATCTAACTGAAGCTTATTGGTAAGTTTTGTTGTATTACGAAAATTAATCAAATACTTGTTTACGTTATTACCTTGAAAAAAATCTCTGCTATCTTCATACAATAAAGATAAATTATTACTCATTTTAGAGTTTCCGCCAGATATATTAATATTATGCTGCTGAATCATAGGATTTTGCAACAAATTATCTTCTATTTGCTTTGTATTATCTAAGTTAGCATACTTAGACAGTAAAGCATCCCTTTGATCATTTGTAATACCTCCGTATTGAGCATCATAAAAAGCAGTATACACTGCTGATCTTGATGCACCATATGCAAGTAAACTATTAGGCGTAATTGGATTAAAGCCCCTACCAAAATTACTACCGTCAAAAGCTAATTTTAAATATGCTATTTGATCTTTACTAGTAGCTCTGTTTAAAGAGTAATTAACATCTAACTTTGGTGAAATTCTAACAAACGACGACGCAGACACTTTAAGTTCTGTAGATGTATTATTTTTTGTTGTAATAACAATAACCCCGTTAGATGCTTTTGCTCCCCAAATAGAAGATGCAGCTGCATCTTTTAAAACAGTAACACTTTCTACATCATTTGGGTTAATACTACTAAAACCACCTTCTACAGGAAAACCATTTAACACTATTAAAGGTTCTTTATCTGCACCTAATGTTGTAAGACCTCTAATTTGAATACTAGAATTACCATCTGCATCTACAACTGATTGAACACCTGATAGCACTCCGTTTAGCCTTTCTGATATGTTAGAGGCTGGTTTTTCTAACTGGCTCTTTTTTACAGATGCATAAGCTCCTGTAGACCTCTCTTTTGTTATTTTTTGATACCCTGTAGAAACAAGAACAACTTCTTCTAACTCACTTATTCTTTCTTTTAAAGTGACTTTGTAACTTGTTTTATTCTTAACTATTTGAGAAACAAACCTTTCGTAACCAATTCCGGTAATAGCAAGGTAATTGCCTACATCTCCCATAATTTTAAAATTACCATCAAAATCTGTAGTAGTACCTCTAGTTAAAAAATCTTTATTTTTTTCTGAACCATCCCACTTACGGGTTGTAACAAAAACGTTCATACCTAATAAAGGGTTCCCAAACTCATCTACAACTTTACCTGTTATTTGAGTTTGGTAAAAAACCTTTTTATTAGTTTTTTTTACAATTGCAATTGTTTTGTTTTGCAAAAACTCATAAGATACATCACTACCTTTTAAAGTTTTATCTAACAGATCATTTGCTTTTATAATCCCTTTATGTAATGCTATTTTAGGGTACGCATCAAAAAAACCTTCACTATAAATAAATTTATAGTCGGTTTGTTCCATAATAATATCAAAAACCATATCTACGCTTACAATAGCATCTGCTTTGATACTAATTTTAGCATTTTGTGAAAACGAATTTGTAGTGGTAAAACTAAAAATTGCGGTACACCATAAAAAGATAAAAGCTTTCATAATCGTCATCATTAGTTTTCTTCTATAGCAGAAGAGAACATTCATTAATTTAATTTTCATAAATTTGAGTGTTTTTTTGGTTAGTTACTTAATTAATCGAGATTCAAATAAAAATGGGGGATAAAGTGTTATTCTTTGGACGGCATAAACTTTGTTCCCTTTATTTTATATAAACTATTCTATTTTCTATTTCATAGGCATTTATATTACTTGTGTTTTTAATTATTTGTAAAATTGTTTCTATATCTTGATTTTTACCTAGTACTCCTTTAAAATTGATATTCTCTAATTCTTTATTTTCAATAACAAAATCTACATCATACCATCTAGATAGTACTTTCATTATTTCTTTTAAAGACTTGTTCTTAAAATTAAAATTACCTTTTCGCCAAGCAATTTCGTTTTCTACATTTACATTGTATACCTCAACTTTTTTAGAAATGCCATTTGCTATTACGGCTTGTTGTCCTGGCAACATATCTGCTTTAAAAGATTTATTTTCTAATACAATATGCCCTTCTACCAGAGTAGAATAGATAAAGTTTTCATCCTTATAAGCTTTAATATTAAACTCGGTTCCTAAAACAGCAATATTTTGTTGGTTCGTTATTACATTAAAACCATCTCCGTTATTATCTTCACTAGAGGTAACATCAAAATAAGCTTCTCCGTATACTAATTCTACAGATCTAGTTCTTCCCTTTTTAAAATGAACAGGATATTTTAACTTAGACTCAGAATTTAACCAAACCTTTGTACCATCTGCTAGTTCTAAAGCAAATTCTCCTCCTCTTGGTACAGTTAAAGAATTATAAATAACTTCCTTATTTTGCTCATTACTTGGTAAATAGGTTAACTCTTTACCATTAGTTGTAGCATTACCAACATTAACTTGTTTACCGTTTTCTAAAATAACAACAGAACCGTCTTCTAAAGAAAGTGTTGGTTTACTTAAACCTCCTTTTATTTCTGTTTTTACAACTTGTGTATTATTAGTGATAGTATTAAAAAGTGATGCTTTAAAAAACACCCCTGTAATTAAGGTTCCTGCAAATACAGCAGCGGCAGCATACTTTACAAGTTTTATTACCTTAGCATTTGTTGCTTTCCTTTTATCTTCTGCTATTGTATGTAAAAGAGCTGTTCTAGTTTTTTCAATATCAAATTTTTGAAGCACAAAATCTGAAACTACATTTATTTTAATGTAATCTTCCAGAGATTCTTTGCTTTTTACCTCTTCGTTAAGTTCTTTTTCTAGTTTATCTAACTCTTTTTTGGAAGACTCTCTAGTAAGGTACTTAACTATTAGTTTATCTAACTTTGAAACTTTTTTCTTCATTATATTTTAAACATATATACATTAATACGTATGCATTTTACATAACCCTAACATTTTATTAAACTTTTTTATATATTGGCAACATATTTAACCAATGTTTGTCATTTTATATGAACCCCCAACTAAATAACAACATTAAATTTATTAACGCACTAAAGTCTGGTGATGAGTCTGCATATAATAAATTGGTTACAGATTACCACCAAAAGCTTTGTGTATATGCACATAATTTAACTCATGACCGTGACGAGGCAGAAGATATTGTACAAAATGTTTTTATGAGGATTTGGCGTAAAAGAGATAAATTAAAAGCCGATTTTTCTTTACAGAGTTTTTTATACAAATCTGTTTATAATGAATTTATAGATCATTATAGAAAGCAAAAAAATGTATTCCCGTTAGAAAAAAAATATTTAGATGCGCTACACAATTTAGTAGAAGAGACAGATGTAATATCTTTTGATAACCTGATAAAGAAGGTTAAAACAGAAATACAAAATTTACCTCCAAAATGTAAAAACGTATTTCTTTTAAGTAAACAAGAAGGCTTAACTAATATAGAAATAGCAGAATATTTAAATATCTCAATAAAAACAGTTGAAGCACAAATAACAAAAGCATTTTTTATTTTACGCACTAAGATTAATAAAAAAACAGATAGTAATCTATTTTTATATTTTTCTGTTTTAAAACTCAAAAGAGTATTACTTTTTAAAAACTAAAAAGACGCAACAAAAAACTGCTACGCCTAATTAACTAAAAAACGAATTATTAAAAAACTATTTTTCTATATCTAAGATTTTTAAAATTTTAGAAAAAACTTCTGTATTTTCATAAACCCCAGAAAAATTATAAGATTGTGGGCCATATGCAAATATTGGCACCATAACACCTGTATGATCATGAGTTACAAAACCGCCTTCTATTTCATGTTCTGCTACACTACCGTTAGATACACTTAATCCTCCTGTTTCATGATCTGCTGTTATAATTACTAATGTTTCTCCATTTTTATCAGCAAACTTAATTGCCTCAGTAATAGCTCTGTCAAAATCTATAGTTTCTGCAACAACACCCTCTGTATCATTGTAATGCCCAAAAGAATCTATTTGTGCAGCCTCTACCATTAAAAAAAAAGGTTTATCTTTTTTATGTAAAAAACTTATAGCTTCTTTAGTTGTTGCTGCTAGTAAATTACCTCTATCTGTTTTTATAGACGGCACACCACCATCTGCTAAAAAAACACCTAACTTATCTGCTGTACTTTTATTTATTTCAGAAGTTTCATCTACCATTATGTACTTACTTTTCAATGGTATTTTTTTGTACAAATTTGCTCCACCTGCGGCAAAAAAATGTAGCTCAGTTTTAAGTAAATCTTCTGCTATTTTTTGTGTTTCTCCCCTATCTTTTTGTTTTGCATAAAAAGAGGACGGAGTAGCACCTGTTATTTGATCTGTAGTTATAATTCCTGTAGAAAAGTTAGACTTAGCTAGTATGTCTACTAAGGTTGGTAATGGCTTGCCATTTATGTCTGTACCTATAGCCCTATTATTTGTTTTTTGTCCTGTTGCTAATGCTGTACCAGCAGCAGCAGAATCTGTTATTAAATCGTCTGCAGATTGTGTTTTAATTAATCCTATAGATTTAAGCTGTGTAAGGGTTAAGCTGCCGTTATTAGCTAAAACGGCAGCCGTAATTTGAGATAACCCCATA containing:
- a CDS encoding RagB/SusD family nutrient uptake outer membrane protein, with protein sequence MKTYKLLTLLMFVSTLYVGCSDDYLDEAPSKSQGVVPTTIEDIAGLLNDLRVFSQENSSELIYSTDDFGINIDYFNADVNEFTAPVAHEYTWNTEFPALDARGTRVWNGEWKKIFNANLVLLALNDVEGTVQEKANLKAEAHFIRAYSYFLLANTYCLSLKGNEQEMGLPIKRSTSYEETLERASLQDTYDFITEDLEEALKINRQLEKFNGLDRIWRASTVAVNGFAARYYLALHDYEKAQKYAQDALSEKSTLINFNTDIVETSIIVNIESDGDPSTSETAEIYNGDYIVNTSVINDIFYWTEAYYNREMSSPIGQLWPSEDLLSTYNASYDLRYKHFVVENLSYLRGSDGIGLPLYSQSGYQTVFSHLISGPTAAEMLLIKAECQIRQGSWADGLQTANVLRANRIDVNAPADVINLSATSQSDALVKVLEERRRELPFVLRWYDLKRYNSNEDPSDDVDNITRNFYPYSQVTIDHNSSLQTYTLPKGSRRYAHPIPNQEIITSGGVIKQNEY
- a CDS encoding SusC/RagA family TonB-linked outer membrane protein produces the protein MKIKLMNVLFCYRRKLMMTIMKAFIFLWCTAIFSFTTTNSFSQNAKISIKADAIVSVDMVFDIIMEQTDYKFIYSEGFFDAYPKIALHKGIIKANDLLDKTLKGSDVSYEFLQNKTIAIVKKTNKKVFYQTQITGKVVDEFGNPLLGMNVFVTTRKWDGSEKNKDFLTRGTTTDFDGNFKIMGDVGNYLAITGIGYERFVSQIVKNKTSYKVTLKERISELEEVVLVSTGYQKITKERSTGAYASVKKSQLEKPASNISERLNGVLSGVQSVVDADGNSSIQIRGLTTLGADKEPLIVLNGFPVEGGFSSINPNDVESVTVLKDAAASSIWGAKASNGVIVITTKNNTSTELKVSASSFVRISPKLDVNYSLNRATSKDQIAYLKLAFDGSNFGRGFNPITPNSLLAYGASRSAVYTAFYDAQYGGITNDQRDALLSKYANLDNTKQIEDNLLQNPMIQQHNINISGGNSKMSNNLSLLYEDSRDFFQGNNVNKYLINFRNTTKLTNKLQLDFSAMLQYNEEKNNGASLTELSALSRSDMLKNEDGSLVDMSYLYNNIFAQNMFRPDLNLFPYGGDLSYNPITDANNRDLTTKRLNTRVQAALRYDITKNLNVTSSIQYEIFDTKGRNFYNENNYRVREAIILSSIPNASGFGVPNQVIPSGSILQTNNQRVNAYTFRNQLNFNRTFADKHAVTFLAGFQAEERVAKSTVDPTKFGFNEKTLQTIGGVPDNITFGQSYAGYAFGRPVLNYLINSPFIPFSYTNQTVLTENIDRFVGVYSNIGYTYDNKYTVTGSYRTDSSNLIADDTSIRSNPFWSVGLSWNMHNESFLNNVDWLNSLSLRSTYGVGGNVDSSTSAIPLLSLNPVPDAVTGEALSSVSNVGNPLLRWEKTKSLNVGVDFAIFNNKLNGSVNYYNKQSSDLIVLQSIPNVNGNTTAQINNGAMENKGFEIDLGTSVKIKGNDIVWNGSVNYSHNDNKIKSFFKTNYDSRELTSVAVNSPSFAYTEGYNANTLWSYQYAGVNNVSGVDAPSFYGLNGELVSFLGSATGNGVDFLLPSGTSVSPTFVGTSHSFKVYDFNLSFILQGKFGHKFRRPSFDYQSQTNRPINSYVSEALNAGDNSATPPIITDNFLYFRYGTYAPYIDSYIEDASHIRLQEVNVTYSLPSTVVDKLGVNSLQFYLQGNNLGTILFNDFGEDPEYPRGSIQLQPSYTFGINLTF
- a CDS encoding FecR family protein, whose translation is MKKKVSKLDKLIVKYLTRESSKKELDKLEKELNEEVKSKESLEDYIKINVVSDFVLQKFDIEKTRTALLHTIAEDKRKATNAKVIKLVKYAAAAVFAGTLITGVFFKASLFNTITNNTQVVKTEIKGGLSKPTLSLEDGSVVILENGKQVNVGNATTNGKELTYLPSNEQNKEVIYNSLTVPRGGEFALELADGTKVWLNSESKLKYPVHFKKGRTRSVELVYGEAYFDVTSSEDNNGDGFNVITNQQNIAVLGTEFNIKAYKDENFIYSTLVEGHIVLENKSFKADMLPGQQAVIANGISKKVEVYNVNVENEIAWRKGNFNFKNKSLKEIMKVLSRWYDVDFVIENKELENINFKGVLGKNQDIETILQIIKNTSNINAYEIENRIVYIK
- a CDS encoding RNA polymerase sigma factor, encoding MNPQLNNNIKFINALKSGDESAYNKLVTDYHQKLCVYAHNLTHDRDEAEDIVQNVFMRIWRKRDKLKADFSLQSFLYKSVYNEFIDHYRKQKNVFPLEKKYLDALHNLVEETDVISFDNLIKKVKTEIQNLPPKCKNVFLLSKQEGLTNIEIAEYLNISIKTVEAQITKAFFILRTKINKKTDSNLFLYFSVLKLKRVLLFKN
- a CDS encoding alkaline phosphatase codes for the protein MISFAQKENQVLIHSHNDYLQNVSFWNAFSSGANIVEADVWLKNNELYIAHTENEILENNTLQSLYLNPLQQAVQNKQLSTSRLIVMVDVKSHAEKTLKKVISVLKKYPEVIAHNNVEFLISGNRPKANTYHTYPEYISFDHQELSNTLDNKDWEKVAMVSTSFKKYTEWNGKGRLTHNDFAKVNAAIVAAKKLNKPFRFWATPDSKTAWRAFVEMGVDVVNTDMPNKCVTYVKTLKNRTTTALITSNVYKPTYALDGSKKPIKNVILMIGDGMGLSQITAAVLANNGSLTLTQLKSIGLIKTQSADDLITDSAAAGTALATGQKTNNRAIGTDINGKPLPTLVDILAKSNFSTGIITTDQITGATPSSFYAKQKDRGETQKIAEDLLKTELHFFAAGGANLYKKIPLKSKYIMVDETSEINKSTADKLGVFLADGGVPSIKTDRGNLLAATTKEAISFLHKKDKPFFLMVEAAQIDSFGHYNDTEGVVAETIDFDRAITEAIKFADKNGETLVIITADHETGGLSVSNGSVAEHEIEGGFVTHDHTGVMVPIFAYGPQSYNFSGVYENTEVFSKILKILDIEK